DNA sequence from the Corvus hawaiiensis isolate bCorHaw1 chromosome 6, bCorHaw1.pri.cur, whole genome shotgun sequence genome:
TGGAGCTATTCTAAAAGTGCATGAGTAGGATGTTTTAGTGGGCTCTTCTGAAATACCTCCAAATGTGAAGCTCACCCAATGCTTTTAAAGACATCTGAGCTTTACAGTGAAgctctttctgcctttcttaaAATTGAGAAGTAAGCAAAATGTTGACTAAAGCTATTTTCAAAAATGTGTTTAGGCTCCAACCATTCCAGCTCTGGGTTGTAGTTAACTTTTGTTCTGGTTATGTTTGAATGCACTTACATTCTCTCAAAATTGTGTTATgtcaaacaggaaaactgaggGTCGTTGTTGCAGAGGTAACCCCATGTAGCATCTTGTAGTGTGTTGTATTGCACTTGTTCCAGACAAGTTCTGCATGCACTGCAAGCTGAGCATACAGTAAACTATGTAATACATTATAAACTTAAAGAGAGAAATACAGTAAGTTTGTTGGCAAGAACTATAGTTATGtggagtttattttaaaaataataatcaaaaaATCATGCTTTAGTACATCAGCTGGACAGTCTCTGATACCTAAAGAAGAGTGCCATACTGACTGATTTATTCTGTAGCTTGCTTTTCTCTGCCAAATATGCTAATGTTGAGATGACTGGAATTAAGATGTGCCAAACCAGGAATGCTTTCTGACTATAGACTAcaatttgctgttttgtttccctGGCTTACTAAgttgtgtgggtgtgtgtgatGGTGAGAAATAGTGGACTGGAGTGGCTTCAAGCACTCCCTTTTCACCAGAAAAGGATACATCCATTAAAGCAATCATGCTGCGGCAGGATTCCAATTCAAACCCTTCTGACCTTAGGTCCTTATCTGAAATAAATGATCCCAGGTGAATACAAATCATGCAAATCAGCAAGTGATTTTCCTCTCAGGTGAAACTCTAATCTAAGTAAAAGCCAAACCTTCCTTCATCCAGTAAGAAATGAGTGGTATAGAAATCTGAAAAGACTCTCAGTAATGTTACTGCCTATGAATTagatattatttttcttgactTGTTATATACAGTAAAAAACTCTGGATAACTCTAAACTAACATCCAGGTTACTAAGCAAGTCCAGGGTCTGTAGGATAAAGTTCACTAAAGGGGAAGAAAGATTTGCCTCTTCactagaaatttttttaaagggcaTTTGCAGACTGTGAGAAATGCATTATTGTCCTGTGTGGTACTTCCAATGAACATCTGCTCTTTTCTACATTATCAGTACTAACAACCGTAGAGATCATCTCTGTGAAAAGTTCAGCTTGCTGAAGTCTCAGATGCAATGTCCATGGAAATGTAACTAGGAAATTTCTGAGTTTGAAAACATCAACAATTTTTAGAGTGTAACTCGGGGTGGGGGGTTATGCTCTATCACAGATTTCTTTGTCCAGGGTTAGTAAAAACATGCTCAAACTCACGTTTTTTTACGACATTATTGAGAACGTTCCTAAGTTCCTCAGCATTGATCTCCATGTCCTGATGGAAATGTGGTGAGAATATAATTGGTTACAAGGTTCTTTATGAAACATAATTTTATGGATTGATATGCTAAAAGTGTAAAGTCTTTGGTCACTTTCAACTAGGTATGTACATGTTTCAAACCAGAGGGCATTCTACTTCATGTAAACATCAGTTTACATGAAACTGGACATTAGTCCAGCTCTTTCTTGAAGCTGCAGGACAAAGTAGATCTGAAGTTACCATATAATGCTCATTAAACTACAACTAAAAGAATGACTGGTAATTTCAAGCCAGTGTATAAGTCAAATAGCAAAATCAGAAAATTCCTGTATCCCATTTGCAGCAACTTGATTTATGTAGTTCTTTGATCTGTTTTTATCTTTAACTTCCCTTGCTAAGGGCATTGCATTTCTAACTTGTTTATACTTGCTGTGCAAAACAGCATCTTGTAGGAGGGATTGAAGAAAAAGGCTGCATTTAAATAAGATTCCCTCAGGTGAGAATAGCTTATATGTATATATGAGGATAGCTGTGTACTTAATGGggtttttatttgattttgctTATCTTGAAATCGCAAGGAGAATTCGATGGGAGGAAATTCAAAGGGAAGTTTAATATTCAGTGTTTTGAATCCATGGAGTAGTTGATTTAGGAGCTGTTGTGGCCAGGCTGCTTTGATGGCAGAGACAGGGATCGATTGCATACTCACATCCCCTGCAATCTGTCGGAAAATGTTCCTGAACTGTTTTTGCTCTTCACTCTCCTCATGAGCTTTTGTTGAAGAACGCTGAAAAGAGATAAGCAAAGAAGAGATACATCCTTAGCCCagtggggaagagaaagggcCTGGATGGCTCACTTGCCCTTGTGTGAGGGATCATCTTAGTGAATCCAGAGGCCTTTGGAGGAATGGGTTGTCCTCCTGTTCCTTTCCCCATGTTTTTGTTAATTCTGTTCCTTAAAACTGCCAAGTATTTAACTTCATCCCATTGTTCTCTTTTCTATTTGAAGGAGCCTAAATAATTACTTCCACTGGCAGTTATCTTCTAATTTTTTGTTCCAAAGCATTGCAAAAGAGAAGTTTGGAGCAGAAGAGGCAAATCAAAGAATGGTTTTGGTTAGAAGAGTACCAAGAACAAGATACCTTAAAGAGTATCTTGTtcaagccccctgccatgggcagggacacaatATCTGCCTCACAGCTGCCCTGTAGGCTATAAATGAGAAACATGTGAGAACACTTTATGATGTGGGGGCCCCCTTGGTGAAGACAAATAGCATATGAGacagaggaaaatgaggaatGTGAAGCTTTCTCAGACACGTGGAAAGTGCAATCCCAAACTCTGAAGCTGAtactgaaaaaggaaatgaaaattatagGTAAGAAAGTGAATTTCTTGGCTTagttcttgttttcctttgtctaaatgcagaggaaaattTAGATTGGTTCCCACTTTGCCACCTGCGTGCTCTGGCAGTCATGCAGCAGAAGAGCACCCTCCCTGTAAGCAGATGCTCCAGCCATGCCTCCAGATGCCACAAGCCTGGACATGGGATGTGGCTGATAGGTATGTTGTGTCTCACCCACCTGCAGGCAGAAACTTTTGAATTTGCTACTgtgtttccttcctctctggtagagagggaaaagaggaggggTGATGGAGCTCCTGGGTTTACCTGTCCTTTATCCTCTGGCCAACAGGGACTAGGATAAAGGTGTGTAGTTTGTAACAGGAGAGGCTGTGGTCAGTGCCAGGAGCTTCTGCagcccctcgggtgcagtttgTGCATGTGCCCTCTGTAAAGCGGCATCGACTCAGGGGACTGAGTAGGAGTGAATTGAATGTGGGGAAGGGATCTCTCACAGCTGGGATCCTTGTATGAGAGAGCAACCAGGAGATGTTTTCAAGCAATTAAATCCTCCTGCAGAGTTGTTAAATAACTGAAGGGACAGTCTCTCTGTGCTCATGCTTATTAGATTCACATAAACCAGATGCAAGTAATGCTAAGATTGATGAGAAGCTGTTTAGTGTCTCAGGACACCTCTTTGCCCCATTCCTGTTATCTCCCCAGCCACTCTTTTGTGCTATCCAGACCAAGCCCTATTTCCTCCTCTGCCACTTGCTGCAGAAACCTTTTTCTCAtctgcttgggttttttcaccATCTTTGCCAGCATTTTCATCTGCTGTCAGCTCCTTATTGCTGTTCGCTCTGTCAGAAACGAAGATGATAGgctagaagaagaagaagagagcaaaagaaatggaaattacaTAAGAAAtagtggaaaggaaaatatttggttACAAGCATTCTGTGGAAAGTGCATGCAGCAGCAACTCCTGCTCTTGAAAGCATGACAAGAGAAGCCATTTCttggaatgaaagaaaagaaaggataaaaaaaaaaaaaaaggtggaaaaattcCTGCAGTTACTGCTCTTCTTATGctaaaaaaagctgcaaaaatctTTTTGCAAAATAATGCAGTTGCTGGGTTCTAGCTTTCCTTGTCAGACAGTAATTGAatgtgtttggtttgttgttgtttttgtttggggtttctttgtgtggttttgttttggtttcagtgttttagttttttttgttgttgttgtttgtttgtttgtttgggtttttttgttggctttttttgtggtttttttcccctgtttttaagcaaaataaGCCTCCCAGATTCTCATCACAAGATCATCACAAACTGATGATCTTGCCCTCTCTATGAAGGATagcagcactgaaaacaaaCCATATGTGAATCTTACACAGAAAAGGAGTATTTGTGTAGGACCTTGTCAGTTACGTGAAGCATGTTCTTTCTCTGTATTGATTCTTGAAGCACTCAGCTGTAAGCAGCCATGTGCAATTGTTCTGGTTTGGTGCAtttaaaacaagggaaaaaaactgctACATGATGTGAATGTATTACTCTAGAGTATTAATTACAATCAGCCTGTCTTGGGATTAAAATATCTGATTACATTTTCAAGGTCCAAAATGTGTTGTGTCGAATCAAAAATAGAATCCTGGACTTTGGTGAGCAGAAACTTCAGGAAAGGGGAGTGGCTGCTGCACTAGGCAATGGAAAGCAAGTGTGAGGGCACATGTCTGGAGAAGGGATGCTTTTCACTAGCAAGGAGTGTCAGGTTGCCTGTGAaggggcaggaaggaagggCAGTTAGAGCAACCCAGAGGACTGAGGTGATAAAGCTGAATAGTTTGTTACCCTTTCACCACCCCTTTGAGTGAGAGGGGAATATGATGCTGATGCTATTTCATTAGAATCTAATGTAGGAAGACAAAAAATCTTTGCTGCATGCAAATGGCCTCATATCCAATGCCCTTCATTAACTAGGTCAGTTTCCAGACACAGAGAAAATTATGATACCAAGGAACTCTGCCCCTGCTCATGCATTGCAAATGCTCTTTGCCTTGCTGGCACTTAGCACATTGCACAGGTACCTACCTTgccctttttcttctgtgtgaagagacaaaattaaaaagtgcTTGATCAGATTATGCAGAGCTGATggcaaatttttatttttttatttttccgtttctcatgtttgtttttccagttcctATACTCAAATCACTAAAGATGAGGGAACATGCACCCACCAAGAAATGGCATACTGAAGCACACACATTGCAGAAACCACAGCAAAACTGTATCTCATCTCATCTGGGACTTTGTCTGCTTGAATAAAATCTCTTTAGCTCTGAgtattccctttctttttcccaacCTGCCAGTGCAGTGGAGATTGAACTTCTATGCCCATAGATCAATGATATCTGAAGTGACCATTTAATTCCTCCATATCTGGACAGTTATTTTTTACTATGACAGCAAACCAAAGGGGAACATTTCTGAGCAAGGTGTGATGGAGCTCAATTCTGTGCAACAGCatttcctctgattttttttcaagactaATTGTACTGTTAGCTCTAGTATTTTCCCACAAAGATGTGTAAAACTCCAGGGTGAAGAGTTAGAACTTGTCATGGATGCTGTTTTGAATCAGAGTGCTTTTAGGATCTCTTTTCAGAAAGCAGATACTTCAAAATAAggtacttttttctttattagatGAGATGCCaatttcacaaagaaaatatttcagggcAGAGAGCTAGGCCTCGCTTGGTAAATGGGTAATCTCCATTGATGGAGGCAAAGATAATGCTTAGCATCCAGCTTCTTTATGCCAGGACCAGATTTCAAATCTGcaaaaacattttggtttgaatcaATTCAGAAAGTAGCATACATAAAGCAAGTGTCAACAGGAATATCTTGAGAATTTGTGATAAAGGTGCTGTCATGTAGCTGCAAATGGTTTCCTGCTGTAGGTTTCCCTAGGTATCATGttcctcttcccccttcccctaTACACAAAAGAGGACCAGGACAGTACTTACCAATGGACGCTCTGCCTCAATCATGTTTTCAACCTCCCTAAgtagaaagcagaaaataaataaataaatcaggaaaGTGACTGTTCCCAAAGTTGCTTGTTTCTTTAGGTGGTTTTTAAGCAGCCACTTGAACTTTCCAAGCAGCCAGTGGTATGGGCTGGCTTCCAGCATTACAGCTGCAGGCTCTAGGTGTAGCTTTTTCCCAGTTTGAGCTGAAATCCCAAGTACCATTTCCAGGACGGCGGCTGCCTGGCTTGCTCCTATGAAGAGCCTTGATAACAGTGAACTGGAAGTAAAACAGAAGTTCTTGGGCCTTAGTAAATGGCTAATAGTTTGTTTGCAAAGGATATCCTGCAAGCAGTAAGCTTCTCCAAAGACAATTCAAAGCAGGTTCTTGTTAGTCTGTAAAGTAATCTTGTAGAAATGAGTTTGCATTTGGAGTTTCTAATGaggttaagaaaataaaaagcagggtGTAGCAAACCGGTAACATGACTTCAGCAGACTAGTAAGGTCACTCCACATATATGGGCAGATAAATGGCTCTACAACTTACTCTGAAAGACTTCTTTTCTCTGAGAAGACCCTGAGGATGAATTCTCCCTCCTGGTGGGGGTCATATGTCGATGGGATGATGACGTACTCGCTGGGAGGTAAGCGGAAGCGCTCAGAGATTTCTCGCATGTTTATGTAGGTCTTACTTCTAGCTTTGGAGGCATTGtagaggaaaaaatccttctgcaAGTGGTGCTTAGTACCATGCATCTGCAGAACAAATGAGTCAGTTTGTCTTCAAGGAAGTCTTGCCCATTGCCCATGTGGGTTGCCATGCGGGCAGCgcacagctgggacagaaaacacaggaagcagcagctcagcaagcAGGGAGCTGAGGAGGGGTGGTAGTTGGTGGCAGATACAGAGTCTGTCACCCTTAAGTTTCTGCTGACTGAGTCTAGTTGGCTTCTgagggctgctccagggctgaCCTGCAGATTGTGTGGCTGACTTCTGCCATGTAGACACTTTTATCGGACTCTTTTGCTTGATGCTGGGTTGTGTGTAACCAAAGCTCAGCTGCTTTCCTTGGAGGGTGGTATGGCAAGGAATGCTGTAAGCAAATGGTGTAACTCCTACACGCAGAGTGGTAAAGTGAAGGTGCTTTCAGTGAAAATGTGTCCTTGTCTGGACAAAACATGAATTCTGTATCTGCTACACAAATGTGACAATTGAACATTGTATTAGttcaaatatgaaaattaaGCCAAAAACTGTGGGCTAAGAACACTTGCAGTCTGTTTCTTGCAGAAATAACCATCTGTAAGATAGCTGGCAAAGACAACATTCAGACTGTCATCCTCATGTTTTCCAGGTAACAGCCTTTGGGTGAGCTTGTTAGCAAAACTTATGATGCCAATGATTCAGCTACTGCCAGGCTCAGAAAAAATGTAATCTGTGTACTTTCAATAAGCTTTCTTCAATGTCTGAAAATATCATTAATTTTCTAAACAAATTCTAAGACTACAGAGAAAACTCTGTGACTGCAGAATGTAGTccatttgcattatttttaggaggaaatgGAAGTGGCTTAGGGTGGTTCTGCATGGATTGCAGAGGCAAAGCCCTCACAGGCACTGCTTCCTGTATCTCTGGCCAACTGTGCAAGTGATGGCCAGGTCAccacagaagagaaaagaagcacTGAGGAAAAGGTGCAAGTGAAAATGGGGTGCGAGTGAGAGGGAACTAAAAATTACTCACAAAATGTTACTAATAAACACTCAAAGCAAAAAGGTTATCAGTTCTACTGCTGTTACATCCCTGAAAACAAACTTGACTGGACAGTCTCCTGCTGACTTACTGACAGGCACTACAGTAACACTAGCTGTGGGTATACACCAAGATGTCAATCTGGCTCCGTTCTGCGCATACCTCTTTGGGCACCTTAGGGAGAAATAGAGAGAAGAAATGGTCAGAGCTGCATAAGCATATAAgcactttcccttttcctttctagaTTTCTTGGCATCTACATGAAATCAGCTAAAATCTGAACCAAATATGTTTGTGTAAGGGACTGAGTAAATTGACTTTTTCATCAAGTCAATAGCAGGGACAGAGTTAATTGCTATGTAGGGGTCTTGGATATCTGTTTCCTTCTTCACACTATTCTGCCAATTAAATGCTTAGTTTCAGAAAGAATGAAAGGGAGATTGAAGCATATAGGGAAAGAATATGTTAAAATCTGGCATTAGGTCACTATAAAAGCCTAAAAAGTGTCTTAATAAATGAGTAAACTCTGATGTTTCTGTGGTAGGAGCAGTTAGAAAGACTTgaatttccttcctctcttccaaATTTCCCCTGACTTCCTTGCAAAGCAAAAATTGCAAATGATGTAATCAGCCTGAATGATTCAGTGACTCTCTTGGTAAATGCATACTATTGGGATTTGCAACCACggtgcaaagagaaaaatctaGAGCTGTTACCTCATAGATGGCAAAGCCAATGGTGTACAGGTTGGCTCCCAGCTTGCGCtctttcctcctgtttttctgcatcagtGCGACAAGGAAGCTGCAGATAACCTCTTCATCCTCAGGATCATCATCTTCCTCCAGCAGCTTCAAGCGATACTGGGGATTGGTCCAAAATGTATCTGTGAAATCCCACCAGCAACCCAGAGAAAACATGTAAAGCTTCAGTCTTCTAATGATGCTCATGATCAAAGAGAATTTTGAAGTTCCCTGCCTATGGCTCCTCAGGGAAAGGCTAAAATTGGGCTAAGACATACATGGGTTTTTTCACGTTATGGCTGTTACTTAGTTCTAACAACTGCATGGGAAATGAGGATATATGAAGAACTGTCATCTGATAAACTTCCAAAGTCCCTAACCCTATCACTAATCCACCAAAGTGGATTTCCCAAGTGAAATCTGTTAGGGTGAAATTTATTCCTTTTACTTGGGGCACTGTGAAATACTTGAACAATGATTTATCTTTGCCAGGGCTGCCTTTTGGGCGTACGATGTTCTGTTACAATATAGTGACAGAAGATTTCCAGCTACAAATTGCATGCCTTGTCCACTGAGGAAGCAAGGCTTTTCCTATGGCTGAGCACTAATCAGGCTGTGGTATGACTTAACCTTTGGGATCTAACCTAGTTCCCATCAAAGAGGCCATATCTCTCAGGACCCTTTGCTCACCTGGATAATTGCGGCAACCTCCAGCTGAGCAGCCTCTCACCCAGCGCCCTTCGTTGACTGACACAGTCCAGGTCTGGAATTTATCCACTTCCAGAGTATCAGGTGTGAGGTTACACATCTCAAGCTTTGTGAAGTACCTCATGAAATCTTGAAAAGACATCCTGGAAGAATTGAGAGGAAATTGAACCCAAATGGATTTACATGGTTGACACTTGTCTGAAAGAGTCTGGGGAGGTGGAGGATGGTGACCAACACTACTGTCAGTACTGGGACAAGTTTGCAGTGGGAGTGCCATGTTTTCTAAATACTTTTGGTCTGCTGGTAGGTCAATTACCACAGGTACAGCTCCAAACTCAGGGAAACTGAGCTGAAAGGATGGTATGTAGGAAGGGTGATGGAGAGCTTGTGGAAGTGTAACATAATTAGAAAGACTGTGCTGATGGCACTGAATAATCCCTGGCGGGAGAATGAGAGGATCACAGAGCAGGGCTTATTGGGATTATGAAGGGGGACAGAGATCACTGCAATGGTTTTATCAGATTTGTAGTAGTGCAATGTCATTCATTTTTGCTATGATTGCATATCTCCTCAAGAAGCACAGTTTTTTGACTGATGTTCTCACCAGAACTCCCCATCCTCCACGACCTTGTGCTGCAGGCGGATTTTCTCTGCTTCATTAACAGAGTTCCATTCCTCTGACCTTCAAGGGAGTAAATGAGTTATTTTAGGATTTACAACACAGTTTTCATTAAAGTTTCTACACTTTAGCCTCAGAGTGAAAAATCAAGAATCATCTTGCTACCTCcacataatttttcctttgtaagCCTTGCAACTATTTGTTTTCAATGCTACCCTCTTCTCCACATGcccaaataaaaaaagcaattgTCTTACTTCGCTTTGCCTTGCCTTTAGGATTCCTCTTACCAGCTCTCAAACATCTGCTGAACTGTGTTAATTTTACTTAGCTTGAAGAAAAAGGTGCTTGCAGACTATCGTTGCTGGAGTAGCTATAGAAATTCCTTTTAGGAAAACCCTGACATCTTGCTTCATTTGGTTCTTTCATAacttaaaaagatttttctacTGTCACATCTTGTTTTGAAAATGGACATTGCTGAACTTGATAGACAGTAAAATCAGATTTAATCTGTCATTAGACTGGGCTCTGTCTTCATTTACATTTATTAAAGTCCCTCTTAACATCTTACTAGgtactcttttcttttttacagctTCAGCTAAACACTCAATCAACTTCAAAATGacaacaaagaaaattcagataCCTCATCACTGAATATTAGGGTTATGCACAAGCTGCATAAAGGCCAATAAAGCTACaacttctttttcaaattaCATGAAGCTGTGTTTTACTCACTTGTCACTCCAGGCTCCATTCCATTCCACCTGGCCCCAGGGGTTTCTCAGCCTTACCAGACGTATTTTCTCCCCTTTAAATACTGTCTAATTGAAAAAAGAATGCAACAAGAATAGACTGAGAGTAGGttcaaaaggaaattttctgCCTGTCACCAGCTTCTTCAGTGATGGTGCTTTTCTGGGCCATACCCCAGCCTGATCATCTTGGGGTGACTGTGGGAAGGCTGTAACACAAGGAGGTGGCTGCCTGTGGCTACCTTTGCCCAAGTGGGCATTTCCCCAGAAAGCCAAAACTTGGATAGGTTTCTTTGTCCACAAGGTTTTTACTTATTTGACTATAACTTTGTTTCCTTGGCTCATAATTGGCCTCGCTTTCCACGCCTCTCAGGGCTTTGCTGCCGTGCGCGGTGCCAGCCCGGCGCTGCGGTGCACGTACCTCTTCCACGGCCGTCACGGAGTAGGCGTGGCCTTTGACGAGCCCGCAGGACATCCGTGTCTCGTACTGCATCGGCATTATGGTCTGTTAGACAGAGGGGAAAACCCGTGGGACTCACGCCAAGCTCAGCTGCCTGCTCGAGCACAGGTGCTGCCAGCCAGGCCTTTCCGAGGGAGGGTGACACCGTTCAGGTGACAGGACTTTTTGCCTTGTTCTCCTCTTCGTGTTTGTCAAGGTAGTCAAGCTAAGCCCATAGAATTCAGGGTGTTGGTTAGAAAGGAGTGAAGCATGAactgaaaatgggaaaagtTAATAATATCAACTGCAAAGGACATTTTCTGgtgtattttccccttttttgtaGGCTATTGCTTTTTGCATTTGGAACATGGAAGGATATAGCATGCTTAGTCAAAGTAATTAGCTTTTTGTATTAGAAGGACTATTCAGCCTTTTCTAGGACAGTATGTATGTATAGCTCAATAAGGTTATTACACGTGAACTGGTTAAACAAATGAACACCTAGAATACTTTCATATTTCCACATGGCTGCTGTCTTACCACAATGACATCTAAACTACCTATTTAATACACTGTTCCTATAACTGACGCTGTTTTATTGCATCTAACATTCAGGAAGGGCATAACAATGTGTTGCTCAGCTGTAAATACATTTGTGGCCTGAGTCATTAGCTTTTAGTGTGTCTGATggatttttaattgcaaattttgaaatgctgttttatcTGTGAGATCTGGAATTGGGAGCAAGATGGCAGATGCACACAGCCTGCTGTACTTGCAGGAGAGATCTCCAGTATTGGTGGGAGGGGCACACCTTGCCATGTGCACGTGGACCATGAGCAAaacttcccctcctcctttGTGTCTGTTGCTGAGAGATGCCTGCAAGGCCCTGTCAGTAACTCTGCCATCCCTTCTTGATACATCTGATGGCATGATAAAGGCAGGGCTGGATCCTGAGGGAGAATTATTAAGGTCACACTGATATGTTCTCAGCTTGCACAGGGATGATCTCACCCAAATATTTCCTGGCTGTTgcaattttttcccattatttcaCTTCAGCACctatttggtttcttttctcttgattCTGTTTTCTTACGCTAACCTCGCacctatttccttttttcttcatttcttctcaCGTTGTTGCCATCATTACTTGTCAGTaatcctttctcttctttctgttgAACATTAACTTCTGGTGCCCTGGATGACTTCTCAAAGTGCAGATTTTGGAAGTGTTCCATCTGCCTCTTTCCATCAAGAgccctgatttttttcttggtgaTGATTCAGGAATACACAATAACCAGCAGCACAATGGCTGCTGGGACAGCAACTACAGAAAGAGTTTTGCAATCTTCTTTTAGTAGATAGTCACTGGGGAGGAAATTCTCCCCCCAGACACGGGTGGTTTGGACAGCCATGCTTGCAAAACAAGATAGTCATACTGGGCTTTCCCAAAGAATTATACCATTTCAGTCTTTTAGGAAGAACTAAATATGGAtgtcagaagaggaaaaatcagctatttcagctgcaaatgcagaagtaAGTTTGCATAACCAGAAGCTTTAAGTGATGTAATTGTGGAggatttttctttggtttttttgttgttgccccaccctccccaccctcctATAAAGCAAGAGATGTAATTTCATTGTCATGGGAATGCAGCTCCCTAAAGGGCAAGGTATGACAGCTGCCTGACACAGAGAAGGCAAAATGTCCCTCTACAGATTTGAAAGTTTTAAAGTTATCCAATATGGGACTTTTTCTTAGAGAGTTTTAACATCCCTCTCTTTATTTTGCTAGATACTTAGGTGGATATGCTGGAGTTTGTATTTCCTCACATACAGGAACTCaacatgtttttccttttccttgttagGCATTTTAAATGAGGACTTTAATGGCAGTCATCAAAAAGGAGCATCCCTtgagcagcctctcctccaTTTATGGGTAGAGCACTCTGTCTTAAAATAAGTTTACCAAGAGCTTTTTTGCCTGGAGTGAGAACTGTACAgagcttgctttttctttctttgacaTTCCATGCACACTCAAGGATCTTGTTCTAttccagtattttaatttttttgttctctccACAAGCAAGAGACTTGATAAAATCCACTAATAAATTTCTTGTTCTGCAAATTATAAGCTTGTGTCACAAGCCAACAGCCCTTTAAAGCCTCAGTATCAGTGAAGCCCTCTAGTATCAGTCACTGTGCTTGAAAGCACTGAAGTCTTTTAACACACATGTCAAACAGCATCCATAAGAACATTTCTTTGGTGCTGTTCTGTGAAGCCAAATAAGGATTTAAAAACATAGGTGATATGTTTCTCTAACTGTAGATAAAAGCACTGTGAAGTCAACTGCTTAGGAGACATACCCAGGCTGGCCTCTCATCCATCCCCTGGTAGTCTACAGTGGGCTGAGTCATCTGTGCGTTTTCTTGATTCTTCACCATGCGAGCAATCAGTTCCCCAATGTTGCTCCGAGGAGCTGATCCATAGGAAAAGCCTAGGTCATCCTGGCACAGAGAATGGGAGAAAAGTATCATGCAGGAAGATGAGTGGTAAAGCCTAGattacatttcttttccctcattATGTCCATACCTATCTACAGTGGTCAATAGCACTGTTTGTTCTCCCACCTTTACTTTGCAATATCGTACTCtataaagtatttattttttaacttttaaatttaCCACAGTAAGTGAAGACAATCTGAGGCCATGTTGCcaataaaatgttaatttgcACACTTAACATCTTTGACATGAAGATTTGTATCTTAACAGAGTTGCAGCATCCCCACACAAACCTCATTTCATTGGGTGAG
Encoded proteins:
- the CAPN3 gene encoding calpain-3 isoform X1; its protein translation is MPSAINAAVAQQTAAGSVPNATIGTTEGAGGGAGGIYSAILSRNQPIISVKEKTYEELHKKCLEKNILYEDPDFPPNESSLFYSQKSPVKFEWKRPREICENPRFIIGGANRTDICQGELGNCWFLAAIACLTLNKKLLCRVIPHDQSFIQNYAGIFHFQFWRYGDWVDVVIDDCLPTYNNQLVFTKSSQRNEFWSALLEKAYAKLHGSYEALKGGNTTEAMEDFTGGVTEFYEIKDAPKDIYKIMKHAIDRGSLMASSIDDDLGFSYGSAPRSNIGELIARMVKNQENAQMTQPTVDYQGMDERPAWTIMPMQYETRMSCGLVKGHAYSVTAVEETVFKGEKIRLVRLRNPWGQVEWNGAWSDKSEEWNSVNEAEKIRLQHKVVEDGEFWMSFQDFMRYFTKLEMCNLTPDTLEVDKFQTWTVSVNEGRWVRGCSAGGCRNYPDTFWTNPQYRLKLLEEDDDPEDEEVICSFLVALMQKNRRKERKLGANLYTIGFAIYEVPKEMHGTKHHLQKDFFLYNASKARSKTYINMREISERFRLPPSEYVIIPSTYDPHQEGEFILRVFSEKRSLSEEVENMIEAERPLKKKGKPIIFVSDRANSNKELTADENAGKDGEKTQADEKKRSSTKAHEESEEQKQFRNIFRQIAGDDMEINAEELRNVLNNVVKKHKDLRSEGFELESCRSMIALMDTDGSGKINFDEFRHLWDKIKSWQKIFKRYDADHSGTINSYEMRNAVKDAGFRLNNQLYDIITMRYADKNMNIDFDSFICCFVRLDAMFRAFHAFDKDGDGIIKLNVLEWLQLTLYA
- the CAPN3 gene encoding calpain-3 isoform X4; the encoded protein is MHGTKHHLQKDFFLYNASKARSKTYINMREISERFRLPPSEYVIIPSTYDPHQEGEFILRVFSEKRSLSEEVENMIEAERPLKKKGKPIIFVSDRANSNKELTADENAGKDGEKTQADEKKRSSTKAHEESEEQKQFRNIFRQIAGDDMEINAEELRNVLNNVVKKHKDLRSEGFELESCRSMIALMDTDGSGKINFDEFRHLWDKIKSWQKIFKRYDADHSGTINSYEMRNAVKDAGFRLNNQLYDIITMRYADKNMNIDFDSFICCFVRLDAMFRAFHAFDKDGDGIIKLNVLEWLQLTLYA